From Desulfuromonas soudanensis, the proteins below share one genomic window:
- a CDS encoding LbtU family siderophore porin encodes MTGKMSRIVPALLFGGLLALTFPAPSFAHGDTAAGGETPASPETPDPSAGERQVEPYHTLAEKKAAGRARNITDRITISGLIEVEAAAENVDFADGTADAASDLTLATAQIALGVKLTERVRGNISLLFEEGAFGDEDTDLEVDEAAVDIYFPSLFGRFGRLYLPFGVYHSHFISDPLTLALGETRETALLLGYGHDLFSLSAFVFNGDAGKIGQEDQIDDWGASLVLTPAEGIELGGSYLADLADSDAGLLAEYRRRVGGWSSFATVEHGPFGASAEILGGVQSFDAADLDADGNGKGDRPLAWNLEVSWAPVEQVEVAARYEGSDEFAGQPERQYGVAVSWSLWEDATLSLEYLRGRFDQDFSADEEGNVPDRRELLGAQLAFEF; translated from the coding sequence ATGACCGGCAAGATGTCCCGAATCGTCCCTGCCCTGCTCTTTGGCGGGCTCCTCGCCCTGACTTTTCCCGCTCCGAGCTTCGCCCACGGCGACACCGCCGCCGGGGGTGAAACACCGGCCTCGCCGGAAACACCCGATCCTTCGGCCGGGGAGCGTCAGGTCGAGCCCTACCACACCCTCGCCGAGAAGAAGGCCGCCGGGCGGGCCAGGAACATCACCGACCGCATCACCATCTCTGGCCTGATCGAGGTGGAAGCCGCGGCCGAGAACGTGGATTTTGCCGACGGCACCGCCGATGCCGCCAGCGATCTGACGCTTGCGACCGCCCAGATCGCCCTCGGCGTGAAGCTGACCGAGAGGGTGCGGGGGAACATCAGCCTCCTCTTCGAGGAAGGTGCCTTCGGGGACGAGGACACCGATCTCGAGGTGGACGAGGCCGCCGTCGACATCTACTTCCCTTCGCTCTTCGGTCGCTTCGGGCGCCTTTACCTCCCCTTCGGGGTCTATCACAGCCACTTCATCAGCGACCCGCTGACCCTGGCGCTGGGGGAGACCCGGGAGACGGCTCTGCTTCTCGGTTACGGCCACGACCTCTTCTCCCTCTCCGCCTTCGTCTTCAACGGCGACGCCGGGAAAATCGGTCAAGAGGACCAGATTGACGACTGGGGAGCGAGCCTGGTTCTCACTCCGGCCGAGGGGATCGAGCTCGGCGGCAGTTATCTGGCCGACCTTGCCGACAGCGATGCCGGGCTGCTCGCCGAGTACCGGCGGCGGGTCGGCGGCTGGTCCTCCTTTGCGACGGTCGAACACGGCCCCTTCGGAGCCTCCGCAGAGATTCTCGGGGGAGTGCAGTCCTTCGACGCCGCCGATCTCGATGCCGACGGCAACGGAAAGGGGGACAGGCCGCTGGCCTGGAACCTCGAAGTGTCGTGGGCGCCGGTGGAGCAGGTGGAGGTGGCCGCCCGCTACGAGGGGAGCGACGAGTTCGCCGGCCAACCGGAACGCCAGTACGGGGTGGCCGTCTCCTGGAGTCTCTGGGAGGACGCCACCCTTTCTCTGGAATACCTGCGCGGCAGGTTCGACCAGGATTTCAGTGCCGACGAAGAGGGCAACGTTCCCGACCGCCGCGAACTTCTCGGTGCCCAACTGGCCTTCGAATTCTGA